In a genomic window of Bemisia tabaci chromosome 1, PGI_BMITA_v3:
- the LOC140224048 gene encoding tigger transposable element-derived protein 6-like, with product MEADSRKRRRDLTTAEKKQILQDYDKLLNKNQRDAAQKLQIPQSTLCKLVKNRYEIEKKPVEKNEGSARKRVRHGKNVQVEQALKEWFVQVREKDARVNGPIMRQKAESLAKRLGIEGFVATDGWFNRWLKREGIEFKKPHGEARDADSTAAGNFLTEEWPRILSEYAPSDVYNADETALYFRALPEHTYVLKNETAKGSKSCKDRITILCCVSMTGEKKRLLVIGKSKMPRCLKNVKKLPADYTSSAKAWMTKDLFSKWLTDWDESLDRNILLLIDNCTAHNVGALPLKHIKVQFLPANTTSLIQPCDQGIIKAFKSYYRHEMRERIIDELDGDLAEFSSAAIAKKTDLLDSIHQIREAWDKTSEKTIRNCFRKAGFCKTPIEIDAPSVPTTDDFEELFALEETEKICSVPTEEDICVQILQKHEEEEQISDTDEKEPPLPPPSNREMRNALATLRRGVQSLAENFEVQYQYESFVNALLRDNTKQATIDSFFK from the coding sequence ATGGAGGCGGACTCAAGGAAACGTCGAAGAGACTTAACCACGgcagaaaagaaacaaattctACAGGATTACGACaaacttttgaataaaaatcaGCGGGATGCTGCGCAGAAGTTACAAATACCGCAGTCTACTTTGTGTAAACTCGTAAAGAATCGGTATGAAATCGAGAAGAAGCcggtggaaaaaaatgaaggaagtgcGCGTAAACGTGTGCGGCACGGTAAAAATGTGCAAGTTGAACAAGCATTAAAAGAGTGGTTTGTGCAAGTGCGCGAGAAAGATGCTCGTGTAAACGGTCCTATCATGCGCCAAAAAGCCGAGTCTTTAGCTAAAAGACTGGGAATTGAAGGTTTTGTCGCAACGGATGGTTGGTTTAATCGTTGGTTGAAGAGAGAAGGCATTGAGTTTAAAAAACCGCACGGGGAGGCACGTGACGCAGACTCTACTGCAGCGGGAAATTTTTTGACTGAGGAGTGGCCCAGAATATTGTCTGAGTACGCACCAAGTGATGTTTATAATGCAGATGAAACTGCGCTCTATTTCAGAGCTTTACCGGAGCATACGTAcgtgttaaaaaatgaaacagcaaAAGGAAGCAAATCATGCAAAGACAGAATAACGATTCTTTGTTGCGTTAGCATGACCGGTGAAAAGAAGCGTCTGCTAGTGATCGGTAAAAGCAAAATGCCACGTTGTTTAAAAAACGTCAAGAAATTGCCAGCTGATTACACCTCCTCTGCTAAGGCTTGGATGACTAAAGATCTGTTTAGTAAGTGGTTAACTGATTGGGATGAATCCTTAGACCGAAACATACTCCTGCTTATCGATAACTGCACAGCACACAATGTTGGAGCCCTTCCTCTGAAACAcataaaagttcaatttttacccGCGAACACCACATCCCTGATACAGCCTTGCGATCAGGGAATTATCAAAGCTTTCAAGTCTTACTATAGACACGAAATGCGCGAAAGAATAATAGACGAATTAGACGGAGATCTTGCGGAGTTTTCATCTGCTGCAATAGCAAAAAAAACCGATCTTCTAGATTCTATTCACCAAATCAGGGAGGCTTGGGATAAAACAAGCGAAAAAACAATTCGTAACTGCTTTAGAAAGGCTGGCTTCTGCAAAACGCCCATTGAAATAGACGCCCCTTCTGTGCCCACAACTGACGACTTTGAAGAACTTTTTGCTCTCGAAGAAACCGAGAAAATTTGTTCAGTGCCTACTGAGGAAGATATATGCGTCCAAATTCTCCAAAAACATGAGGAGGAGGAGCAGATCTCAGACACCGATGAAAAAGAGCCTCCACTACCACCACCATCTAACAGAGAAATGCGCAATGCTTTGGCCACTTTAAGACGCGGCGTTCAATCGTTGGCTGAAAACTTCGAAGTTCAGTATCAGTATGAATCATTCGTGAATGCTTTGTTACGAGACAATACAAAACAAGCTACTATTGACTCTTTCTTTAAATGA